Below is a genomic region from Phycisphaerae bacterium.
GCGAAGAAGAACGTTGCCGGATTGCGGACCCTCGACCCGACCCATGAAGCGGCCGTTCTCGGTGAGGAACGTCACGGCCACCCGGTGCTGGGCGCACAAGCCCAGCAGGAACGGACTACACAGGACGTTACCGAAACAAACGATGCTGCCGACGGTATGGACGGGTAGTTGCAGACGACTCTGACCCTCAACCCGAACGTCGATGTTGGTGCCCTTTCGGGCCAGGTAAGCCTTTTGCGTCGTCACGTACAGGGTGTTGTCGTGCGTCTTCATCGCCGCTTAGACCTCGCGAATCGCCTGCCGCACCATCCGCCGCAGGTACGCCGCCGCAGACGCGGGTAGGTCCGGGAGGCAATCGTCCTTGAGCGAGCAGTGCTTGCATTTGGGGCCCGGCTCAGGCGGCGGGGTGACGCCCGAGCCCAATAACTCGTGCAGGCGAACCGTAAGCCGCTCGACGCGGTTCCGCAACTCCACCGTGAACGCAACCGGAGCTCGCCGGCGCGTCCGTCCATAGAACAGTGCCCCCGCTGGCACGGCCGTCTGGAGCATTTCCTCCAGACATATTGCCTGCGCGCACAACTGCACGGCGTCCGCGTCATGGGCCTTGGGTCGTCCACGCTTGTACTCGACCGGGTACGGCACCCAACGTCCCGCACGCCCGGGCAACTCAACCCCCCTTCCCCCCTTCACAAGGGGGGACCGAGGGGGGTCTGCACCACTTCCCTCCTCACTGAGGGGGGATAGAGGGGAGTCGGTCACCGGATGGTATTCCACAAAGTCGGCCACGCCCGACAGTCCCAGCCGATACGACACCAGCCGCAGCCCTCGGGCTACCGGGATTCCGTGTTCGGTCCCCGACTGCCGCTCGTGTACTCGCTCGTGCAGCAGCCGCCCCTCCGCCGTGTGCCGGTTCTCCGACCACGCCAGCTCCAGGTGTATCAGCATGCACTGCCGCGGGCAGAACGCCAGGTGCTGCAACGCGGAGACTGGCAAAAGGTCGGAGTCGCCGTAGGTCGGAGTCCCAAGCATGTCGTTTCACAAAGGTGCCGATGGCTAAGGCTTCTCGATGATCGTTACACCGGCTGGTAGATTGCTCTGGTCCAGATTAATGTCATAATCCGAAAATGCACGCGCGGGCCTTGCCTCGTCTCGACGCCTGACTTTGAGCCGCTCGAAAAGCGAGAATGCCGGGGCATTACCCAGCGGGCTCGCATGCTGGAAAACAATCAGCTTGCGCGTCGACATCAAGCCGCGAGCCGCTGACCGATCATGCTCGAACATGTTCACCAAGGCTTCCCAAAACAGATCAAGGTCTTCCGATGTAAAACCAGTCTGTGCGGCCAAGTGGGGGGAGATGAAGCCGTGACCGATGTACAAGCCATAGGGGATGGTGTTCTTTCGGCCCATAGTCCGGTTGTCTCCACCCTGTTTCTCAGCCTCAGCCTCGGTGGCTACGGCCATCCGCGTGATCGAGTGCTCAAGGGTCACGATCGGATCGACCGAACGGGCGAAAGTCATCTGGACGGGACCCCGCACCTGGCCGCAGTTGATCCCAGTGGACATAACCGCCCCGAAGGTGCGGATGTCGTAGTACGTCTTGCACATGTGATCGCGGGCCTCGTCAACTCTGTCGCCCCCTTTGCGCTTCTTGTCATCGCCCTTCAGAAGATCCTGAGCCCCGATGGCCTTGTAGGCCGCCTCATGGAGCTGATTGAGGATAGCCTTCTCCTTGACATAGATATCGAACGGGGGCGCGAACCCTTTGGTCATGCCGACGTAGTTGCGTACCTTCCGTTTCAGGCAAACGTCGGTGACCAGCCCCATGCCCGTCTCGGCATCCACGCGAGGCAGGTTGCCGGCATCGGGATCACCGTTCGGATTGCCGTCCTGAACGTCGAACACAAGGATGAAGTCGTAGCGGTTGCTGATCGTTTTACTCATGTTATGTCCTTTCCATTGAGTTCACGGTTACTCGTTCTTATCCGTTCTTTTTGTGTAGAAGTCCTGCATTTGATGATAGTAGCCAATCGCAAACCGACCTTGATCGGCCAAGGGCAAGTGGGCCGGAAAATCCGCGATACCGGACATGATCTCGCCGATCAGTCTTTCTCGGACAATCCGCAGCCCTTCGGGAAGCTTGGAAAGGTGGTGGTTCTTGAGACGCATCAGGTTGCCGAACACAGCGATGGGTGTGCTTGAAGCGGCGCCATAGAAGCGGTCTCGGATGGTCGCATTGATGCCAGGATTGGCATCCTGCTGGATCTTCTCCAACGTAGCGAAAAGTCGCCCGAGGCGGTATCCCACGCTGGAGTTCTCGGGATCAAGAGCCATTTTCAGTTCCTCCTCAATATGTGGATTGTGGAAGCGGGTTTGTCGGTTGATGGATGCCTTAATGAGAGCTGCACGAGCGTAGCTGATTTCATGTTCCGCCCGCGCACGACGGACGGCGGCTTCAAGCAAAGTTGCCGGATAGGGCAGACCTTCGAGAATTGCTCTGATGGTGTCCCCGGCCAAGTTAGGCGGAATGTTCTCCGCTTTGCCCTGAACGGCAGTGGCGACCAGCAGGCGAAAGAGCGACAGCGTATCCTTGTCCTTGGGACCGTGAACAAGACGCAGGTCTCGGAAGTGCTGGGCAAACCGTTGGGCCATTTCGGGAACCGTACCCACGTGCCAGAACCGGATGGCAATGCGAGCCGCGTTTGGCGCGAGTCCGAGGACGTAGAACCTTGTCTCCTTGTCGGACTCAACGTAGGCTCCAGTATTCACCGACCGAAGCAGGTCCTCGACCGCCCTGACGCCTCGGTCAGGATCATCTTTGGGCGGTTCGCCGAAAAATGCAGCTACTTCGGATTCGAAACGGCAGTCACGGGAAGCCCAGAAAACCGTCGAGGCGTCGCCGACTTGAACGCGTTGACTCGAATCCTTCCGGAGAAGATGATTCAGGGCGGTGGTGTAGGCAAAGGCGACATTCTTGCTGACGGGCGCGTTCGAGCCCTGTTTCTTCCCGAATGACTCGAACGCATCGCGATTGAAGGAAACAATGTCTCCTCCTCGGGTGTTTGCACCCCAAACGCCCTTGATAGATGCGTGAAGGCGCTCGATCGGAGCGTATTCGCCAGTGACGAGACAGACCGCCTTGGCGCCAATCTCAGAATCCGCTAGTGCGTCTATCGCACGCCGAACCACCGGGCGGTTCGCGATGGGCAAAGCGTCACCGGCCAGGCGAAACGTGACATTAAGCCCGCTCTGCAGGAGTTCCTCCCATGATTCGCCGAACTCAGCGAGCGTTTCTTTCTTGTTCGACCTGTCGAGGAAGGCTTCAAGTGCTCTCACACCTTCATCGTCGCTCAGGTTCAGACTGCTAATCGCCTTGCGGAAGGCAGCATGTTGTTCCTTTACCCTGTTCGGTTTTCCCTTGAGAACCACGCCCAGGGCATACTCCGGATTATCCCAAAACAAATTGGACTTGATACCGGAGCTCCTTTTCACCGATTGCGGTAGAAGAAACGCTTTGGCCCGCCGTTCTTCTCCCGTACCTTCCCAGGTGCATTCCACTGCCACGGGACGACCGTCATGCGCCAGCACGACGACGTACGGGATCTCTTTCCACTCCCAACCGGGCGCGGCCATTCGCGATGCCGGGTCCGCTGCCTTCCGATCGTAGTACTCTTTCAGCGCATGGAGAATCATCCGCGCACCTCCTCTTTGTTGTCACGGTCCGGAACGATAATGACGCCGTTTTGCATTCGCGCCCGGAAAAAGAGCGGTCGGATGTTGTCAGGATCCGAGAAGTCCAAGTCGTACAGCATCCAGCCAAGATCGCGAGATTCCCGAATCGGTGGGGGCGAAGTGACGCCGTTGTCCACTAATCGCACGTCAGCGCCGAACTCCCGGCACCCGAGATAGGGGTGGTGGAATGTCTGACCTCTTCTTGCTCGCCTCTCGAACATGGCGGCGTACTTTGCTTCGGTTTCACCAGGGCGAAGATCGGGCCTCTGAAGCTCGGCCGCTTCCTCCGGGTCTACCAACCATTCGGGTAGCGGGTTGTACACCTGTCCGCGCTTGTCGGGCGGGATGAACTCGAACTCCGCGTGAAGGCGATACCGAACATCGCGCAGGAACAGCCCGGCGCGCTGTTGGCGTGCCTCTTCGATCAATATGCCATCCGATCGAGGTGAAGCCGTCTTGTCGACCTCGTTGCGGCGGACTGACACCCATCTGATGGGAGCTAGTACCTCAATGCGCTTCACGCGCCAGAAAATGGCGGGTTTCCAGAGGATCGCGTCGAAGATGGCCCGGGCGGCGGAAGGAGTCATGACGTCATAGCTGACGCGTTCGACCTTCATCTCCGGGCGGGTAAAACATGCGTATGGGCCGCTGACGTCAAGAGTAAAACCTTTCATGACTCTCCTTTCTCTATAATACAAGCTCCTCCGGTGGAAAGCCTGCGGAGAAGATGTCCAGGCCGGTCGTCGTGTCGTACAGCCCCGGCCGTGTCTGTGCAAGTATGCCCGGATGAATCTCCTCGATGAGCGCAGAATCCCGCAGCCGTTCGGCGACGCGGCGATTGACATTCACGGTGAACCGCTGAAGTCGACGCATCACCTCGCGCACGGGGCCGCTGAACCGCAGACGCTCAATCAAAGTCGGGCTTTCAGCATAGCGGACGATGACCGGCACTGAGAGATCGCGAATAAGACGAAACTCGTCGGCGGCAGTGCGGAAATCCACATCTGGCATATGTCTTGTCAGGCGATCCTCCAACCACTTGCCACCCATGTCATTGACCTTGCTATAATAAAGATCGAAGTAGCGAGTGTATGACGCCGGACGATTGGGGCAGAACCCCGGCAGCATGGCCAACTCCCGAGTCGTGTCTTCGCCCTTGCGGAGCAGGCCGGGCGGCGAGGGCCGGGGTGGGACGAAAACGACAACTTCCGCAAGCCGGTTCAGCTTGCCTTCACGATTGCAGCGTCCGGCGGCTTGTGCAATGGAATCAAGACCGGCGAGAGCGCGGTAGACGACGGGGAAGTCCAGGTCTACGCCCGCTTCGACCAGTTGCGTACTTATGACCCGAACGTCGCCGTCAGAGCAGAGCCTCTCTTTGATGTCCGCTATTACCTTGGAGCGGTGCTCGCCGCACATCAGAGCAGAGAGGTGGATCGTGCCTGGCGGCATAAGACGGTGAAGTTCGCGGCAGTCCTGTCGGCGGTTCACGATGCACAACACCTGTCTGTGTCTGCAAAGCTCCGCGGCGAGCGAGGTCCAGTCGCATTGAGCCTCAAGGTCCGAAGGGAAAGATATCCGTGTTCGGGCTAATCGATCATAGAGGGAAGCGGGATCTGGAATGATCTCCCGGGCCTGGAGCAACGGTGTTGGCTCACCGGCGCACACAGGCTTTAGTGGATCAGGTATCGCGGGTTGCGTAGCCGTGCTGAGCACGACAGAGACGCCGTAATCACGTGTCAGATGGCACAAGGCATCCACGCAGGGGATGAGCCGCTCGGGCGGGAGAAGCTGGGCCTCATCAAGGATCACAACGCTCTCGATAATGTTGTGAAGCTTGCGACAACTCCCCGGACTTGCGGCATAGAGCGACTCGAAGAACTGCACGTTGGTCGTGACGATGACCGGCGCGTTCCAGTTCTCGCAGGCCAAAGCTAATCGGAGCGTTTCTTTGTCCGGCGAAAGGTTAGTGTGGTGTTCCACCACGTTGTCCTCGCCGAGGAACCGCCGAAGCACATCAGCCGTTTGTTCGATTATGCTTGTATAGGGGATGACGTAAATGACTCTTCTCTTGCCGTAGCGGATGGCGTGGTCAAGTGCAAATGCAGTACTGGAGAGCGTCTTGCCGCCACCCGTGGGAACTGTCAGCGAGAAAAAACCGGGTGGCCATTCCGCCGCAATGCGACAGGCAGTGAGGACCTCCTGACGAATGTTGTTGACCAGAGTCTTTGGCGATTCCCGAACCAGCCTCCCGAGAGCCGCGTCGAAACTGGTCTTGAGTCTCCCAAGTGCCGGAAAGCCCGGACGCGATTCCGCACGGCCCTTATCCATGAAAGCTTCCGTGTCGAGAAAGTCGGCATCGACCAGACACGAGAAGAGCATACGTACCCACAGGTGATATCCAGCGGGCTTCAAGAAAGGTGGTGGAGATAGAACCGGCGAAAGGTTGCGGATGGACTGCCGGAGTTTATCACGCACCTCGTCCGCTGTTGGTTTTTCTGATTCCAGCCGAACGCAGAGCGCACCGGCCCCGCTGTCCGCGCTGTTCCAATCTGCAAGTCCGGCGTGGTGCCCCGCCGTGACATAAGCGAGCGTCTTCCCGGCAATACCTGGCCAGTGCTCAACGGCCAGAACCGCGCCAGCCCCGGAGTGATTGACACGTCCGCCCCAAACGCTGGCGTCATGTTCTGAAGCCTCAAGACCGTTCGCCCTGGCCAGATAGGCCTGGAACTGGGGATGGGCCTTGCCAAGATCGTGAAGCCACCCGGCAACGTGTGCCCAGCAATCCGACTGGAAGGGTCGTGCATAATCCGACGCTATGCTGGCAACCGAATTCAAATGGAGATCTAGGGGTTGCCACTCGTCCCTCGATTTGCCGGCCAGAGTATGTGCGTAGCAGTTTGGAAGACTGATCATTGTCCCCGCCCCAGCCTATGGGCTTCCGGGTACCACACGCGATCTGCCCATTTTCAGCAACATCAGCATCGGTATAAATCCTAACATCGCCCAAACAGGCTGTCAAGGGCTTTTTGAAGCGCCAGTGGCGGGATCCGGGCGAGGGGCTATCTTGCTGGCTGATGCTTTTTGGTGGAGATTGCTTGGGCCTCTTGTGTGGATTCCCCACCCGCACGCCGTGCCCCTCCCGTCTTCCCCCATGGGCCGGCAATAACAGCATGTTCCCCCCTACGTTGAGCCCCCAAACGGCCGGGCTTGGGGCTGAGGACTTGGGGCCAGTGCATCGGGTCGAGAGCAAAGGGACAGGCTTCCAGACCCCAACCAAAGCAGCTCAGCCAAGCTGGAACCCAACAGCCCAACAGACTAACAGCCCAACACCTCCCTTCCTCCTCCGCTCCGCCCGTCCCTACCGGAGCACCCCGCGTGTTTTCCTCCCGACATCACCAGCGGAGACTCTGCGCGCCGACCGGAACCGAACCGGTAGCCGCCCATGGCCCCCGCCGGCGCTCTTTGACAACCGAATCCCATCCCCTTCGCCCGACGCCAAGACCCTGGAGCTGACGGCCAATAGCCAGGAGCAAGGCGCTCTGCTCCAGTTCTTCCCCTGCCAAACGAACCCAACGAAAGAGCAACCAGCCACCGATCAGCATTCCAAGGGACAGAACTGCTTCTGGCAGTCTGCCGCAAGCTGAGACCTGACAGCTTCCCCCACCAAACGAACCCAACGTCAAAATGGGAAACCTTCGTCCCACATCCGGTGCTGGCCGGCGGTCCTTCCACCCGATAGCATGCTTGGTCTGGCTCGCCGGACAAAGCTCGGCGACCCAACAGGAGGCTCTCTTCCATGCGATATCGTACAGCGATGGTGATCGTGGCCCTATCGGCCGGGGTCTCCGGCTGCGGCCGGGTGTCGACGACACGCACTCCAGCACTCGTCTATCCCCAGACCAGAACCGTTGACGTCGTCGACGACTACCACGGCATCAAAGTCCCCGATCCCTACCGCTGGCTCGAGGACCTCGATTCGCCCGAGGTCCAGGCTTGGGTCGAGGCCCAGAACCGTGTCACCTTCGCCTACTTGGAGTCGATCCCCGCCAGGACGGCCATTCGCGAACGCCTTACCCAGCTCCAGGACTACGAGCGCTTCGACGTCCCCACCGTGACCGCAGGTCGCTATTTCTTCCTGCGGAACAGCGGCCTGCAGAACCAGTCGGTGCTCTACGTGGCCGACGGATTGGACGGCCAACCCCGGGTCCTGCTCGACCCCAATACCCTCTCGCCCGACGGAACCGTCGCCCTGGCCGGCACCGACGTCACCGCCGACGGCAAGCTTCTGGCCTACGCCATCGCCCGGGCCGGCAGCGATTGGAACGAACTCTACGTCCGCGACGTCCAGACCGGACAGGACCTGCCCGACCATATCAACTGGGTGAAGTTCTCCGCAATCTCCTGGACGCACGACGGCAGCGGGTTCTTCTACAGCCGCTACGACGAACCGGATGACAAGAAGCTGCAATCCAGTAATTACTATCAAAAACTGTATTTTCACCGCTTAGGCACCCCGCAGTCCGATGATCGCCTGGTCTATGACCGCCCCGACCGGAAGGAGTGGATGTTCACCGGTCAGGTGACCGACGACGGCCGGTACCTCATCATCTACGTCTCCGAGGGCACCGAGCCCAAAAACCGCGTCTACTACCTCGACCTCAGGCAGGACCGCGCCGAGGTCGTCCGTTTGCTCGATGAGTTCGACGCCGAGTATGCCTTCATCGACAATGACGGGCCGATCTTCTGGTTCCGGACCGACCTGGACGCCCCTCGCCGTCGCGTCGTCGCGATCGATATCCGCAACCCCCGGCGGGACCACTGGAAGGAACTCATACCCCAGGCGCCTGAGACCCTCGATTCGGTTAGCGTCGTGGATGACGTGTTCCTGGCGAGCTACCTGAAGGACGCATGTTCGCAGGTCAAGGTCTTCGACCTCGGCGGCAGGTTCGTACGCGAGGTGACCCTGCCCGGCATCGGAAACACCTGGGGATTCGACGGCAAACGCACCGACCGCGAAACCTTTTACGGATTCACCGGCTACACGACGCCCGGCACCATCTACCGCTACGTGGTCAAGACCGGCGAGAGCATCGTCTACAAGAAACCGAAAGTCCGCTTCAATCCCGATGATTACCAGACGCGTCAGGTGTTTTACTCGAGCAAGGACGGCACGCGCGTGCCGATGTTCATAACCCACCGCAAAGGACTCAAGCTCGACGGCGACGCCCCCACGCTGCTGTACGGCTACGGCGGTTTTTCGATCCCGAACCTGCCGCGTTTTGCGATCACCCGCGTGGCGTGGATGGAAATGGGCGGCGTTTACGCCGAAGCCTGCATCCGCGGCGGCGGCGAATACGGCGAGGATTGGCACAACGCCGGCCGTCTCAAGAACAAGCAGAAATGCTTCGACGATTTCATCGCCGCGGCCGAGTGGCTGATCGCCAACAACTACACGCGCCCGGCCAGGCTGGCAATCCACGGCGGCAGTAACGGCGGCCTCCTGGTCGCGGCCTGCATGACCCAGCGGCCGGAGCTTTTCGGTGCCGTGCTGCCCGCCGTCGGCGTCCTCGATATGCTTCGCTTCTCCCAGTACACCATCGGATGGGCCTGGACCAGCGAGTACGGCCGTCCCGATGACCCCGAAATGTTCCCCGTGCTCAGGGCGTACAGCCCCCTCCATAACCTCAAGCCCGGCACGCATTATCCCGCCACCTTGCTTACCACCGCCGATCACGACGACCGTGTCGTGCCGTCGCACAGCTTCAAGTTTGCCGCTGCCCTCCAGGCGGCACAGGCCGGCCCCGCCCCCGTTCTGATCCGCATCGAAACCCGTGCCGGCCACGGCGCCGGGAAGCCGACCAGCAAACGCATTGAAGAGGCCGCCGACCAGTTGGCCTTCCTGGTTCGCGTTCTCGACATGAGGTTGCCGCCGAAGCGCCCCGGGTGAATCATTCCGGAGTTCATCCCGGCGCCTCTGCTC
It encodes:
- a CDS encoding CRISPR-associated endonuclease Cas1; amino-acid sequence: MKTHDNTLYVTTQKAYLARKGTNIDVRVEGQSRLQLPVHTVGSIVCFGNVLCSPFLLGLCAQHRVAVTFLTENGRFMGRVEGPQSGNVLLR
- the cas4 gene encoding CRISPR-associated protein Cas4 — its product is MLGTPTYGDSDLLPVSALQHLAFCPRQCMLIHLELAWSENRHTAEGRLLHERVHERQSGTEHGIPVARGLRLVSYRLGLSGVADFVEYHPVTDSPLSPLSEEGSGADPPRSPLVKGGRGVELPGRAGRWVPYPVEYKRGRPKAHDADAVQLCAQAICLEEMLQTAVPAGALFYGRTRRRAPVAFTVELRNRVERLTVRLHELLGSGVTPPPEPGPKCKHCSLKDDCLPDLPASAAAYLRRMVRQAIREV
- the cas7c gene encoding type I-C CRISPR-associated protein Cas7/Csd2, with protein sequence MSKTISNRYDFILVFDVQDGNPNGDPDAGNLPRVDAETGMGLVTDVCLKRKVRNYVGMTKGFAPPFDIYVKEKAILNQLHEAAYKAIGAQDLLKGDDKKRKGGDRVDEARDHMCKTYYDIRTFGAVMSTGINCGQVRGPVQMTFARSVDPIVTLEHSITRMAVATEAEAEKQGGDNRTMGRKNTIPYGLYIGHGFISPHLAAQTGFTSEDLDLFWEALVNMFEHDRSAARGLMSTRKLIVFQHASPLGNAPAFSLFERLKVRRRDEARPARAFSDYDINLDQSNLPAGVTIIEKP
- the cas8c gene encoding type I-C CRISPR-associated protein Cas8c/Csd1, yielding MILHALKEYYDRKAADPASRMAAPGWEWKEIPYVVVLAHDGRPVAVECTWEGTGEERRAKAFLLPQSVKRSSGIKSNLFWDNPEYALGVVLKGKPNRVKEQHAAFRKAISSLNLSDDEGVRALEAFLDRSNKKETLAEFGESWEELLQSGLNVTFRLAGDALPIANRPVVRRAIDALADSEIGAKAVCLVTGEYAPIERLHASIKGVWGANTRGGDIVSFNRDAFESFGKKQGSNAPVSKNVAFAYTTALNHLLRKDSSQRVQVGDASTVFWASRDCRFESEVAAFFGEPPKDDPDRGVRAVEDLLRSVNTGAYVESDKETRFYVLGLAPNAARIAIRFWHVGTVPEMAQRFAQHFRDLRLVHGPKDKDTLSLFRLLVATAVQGKAENIPPNLAGDTIRAILEGLPYPATLLEAAVRRARAEHEISYARAALIKASINRQTRFHNPHIEEELKMALDPENSSVGYRLGRLFATLEKIQQDANPGINATIRDRFYGAASSTPIAVFGNLMRLKNHHLSKLPEGLRIVRERLIGEIMSGIADFPAHLPLADQGRFAIGYYHQMQDFYTKRTDKNE
- the cas5c gene encoding type I-C CRISPR-associated protein Cas5c, translating into MKGFTLDVSGPYACFTRPEMKVERVSYDVMTPSAARAIFDAILWKPAIFWRVKRIEVLAPIRWVSVRRNEVDKTASPRSDGILIEEARQQRAGLFLRDVRYRLHAEFEFIPPDKRGQVYNPLPEWLVDPEEAAELQRPDLRPGETEAKYAAMFERRARRGQTFHHPYLGCREFGADVRLVDNGVTSPPPIRESRDLGWMLYDLDFSDPDNIRPLFFRARMQNGVIIVPDRDNKEEVRG
- a CDS encoding CRISPR-associated endonuclease Cas3''; translation: MISLPNCYAHTLAGKSRDEWQPLDLHLNSVASIASDYARPFQSDCWAHVAGWLHDLGKAHPQFQAYLARANGLEASEHDASVWGGRVNHSGAGAVLAVEHWPGIAGKTLAYVTAGHHAGLADWNSADSGAGALCVRLESEKPTADEVRDKLRQSIRNLSPVLSPPPFLKPAGYHLWVRMLFSCLVDADFLDTEAFMDKGRAESRPGFPALGRLKTSFDAALGRLVRESPKTLVNNIRQEVLTACRIAAEWPPGFFSLTVPTGGGKTLSSTAFALDHAIRYGKRRVIYVIPYTSIIEQTADVLRRFLGEDNVVEHHTNLSPDKETLRLALACENWNAPVIVTTNVQFFESLYAASPGSCRKLHNIIESVVILDEAQLLPPERLIPCVDALCHLTRDYGVSVVLSTATQPAIPDPLKPVCAGEPTPLLQAREIIPDPASLYDRLARTRISFPSDLEAQCDWTSLAAELCRHRQVLCIVNRRQDCRELHRLMPPGTIHLSALMCGEHRSKVIADIKERLCSDGDVRVISTQLVEAGVDLDFPVVYRALAGLDSIAQAAGRCNREGKLNRLAEVVVFVPPRPSPPGLLRKGEDTTRELAMLPGFCPNRPASYTRYFDLYYSKVNDMGGKWLEDRLTRHMPDVDFRTAADEFRLIRDLSVPVIVRYAESPTLIERLRFSGPVREVMRRLQRFTVNVNRRVAERLRDSALIEEIHPGILAQTRPGLYDTTTGLDIFSAGFPPEELVL
- a CDS encoding prolyl oligopeptidase family serine peptidase; this encodes MRYRTAMVIVALSAGVSGCGRVSTTRTPALVYPQTRTVDVVDDYHGIKVPDPYRWLEDLDSPEVQAWVEAQNRVTFAYLESIPARTAIRERLTQLQDYERFDVPTVTAGRYFFLRNSGLQNQSVLYVADGLDGQPRVLLDPNTLSPDGTVALAGTDVTADGKLLAYAIARAGSDWNELYVRDVQTGQDLPDHINWVKFSAISWTHDGSGFFYSRYDEPDDKKLQSSNYYQKLYFHRLGTPQSDDRLVYDRPDRKEWMFTGQVTDDGRYLIIYVSEGTEPKNRVYYLDLRQDRAEVVRLLDEFDAEYAFIDNDGPIFWFRTDLDAPRRRVVAIDIRNPRRDHWKELIPQAPETLDSVSVVDDVFLASYLKDACSQVKVFDLGGRFVREVTLPGIGNTWGFDGKRTDRETFYGFTGYTTPGTIYRYVVKTGESIVYKKPKVRFNPDDYQTRQVFYSSKDGTRVPMFITHRKGLKLDGDAPTLLYGYGGFSIPNLPRFAITRVAWMEMGGVYAEACIRGGGEYGEDWHNAGRLKNKQKCFDDFIAAAEWLIANNYTRPARLAIHGGSNGGLLVAACMTQRPELFGAVLPAVGVLDMLRFSQYTIGWAWTSEYGRPDDPEMFPVLRAYSPLHNLKPGTHYPATLLTTADHDDRVVPSHSFKFAAALQAAQAGPAPVLIRIETRAGHGAGKPTSKRIEEAADQLAFLVRVLDMRLPPKRPG